One Bradyrhizobium sp. CCGB12 genomic window carries:
- a CDS encoding exodeoxyribonuclease V subunit beta yields the protein MILLPDIEARRTALTAVDRTLLVEAGAGSGKTSLMAGRVAVLLSRGTEPKHIAAITFTEFAASELRQRIERFITELSLGEVPKDLLQAFPEGVNAAQRGNLSKALSAFDQLMCGTIHGFAQALIKPYPAEANIDPGADIVDPAEAELAFQERYDAWLRSQLSGDHDDGLVAQIVLSDVDRGLKFVAELAQFLRKNRDATCAQIGWSHHGLADLTAAVAQFQQDLAGYDFLEQQTSECCKVLGEIVKTLQGHGLSVPNPSNAALVAALGFHRHETCFTQDGKRRQLRASTKWQEAAAKAGRPKTAGKIASEALVLRYDACHAAISTLMGAVSQELLLRLCSDIARLREDWRAYKRAAALLDFDDLLYKARDLLANNADVRKALSNRFRHVLVDEFQDTDPLQTEILWLLCGDDSDGEPLSRPLRPGALFLVGDPKQAIYRFRGADVNAYIAARAAIAPDALLKITANFRSVEPILGFVNKQFQQVLSESAGQPGFSELSPVDPAGADPAVVALDIMVDEEKPSADAIRDAEALAVANLCSRLAGNLLVRDHHTNELRKCRFGDIALLAPVGTELWRFEEALEDLGIPVSTQAGKGFFGRQEIQDLVALTCALADPRDSLALGAFLRGPIVGLTETELLDIVEHLPINPDQPERLPMLSLRTNPDHIANVTASNAIRILAFLRSQGRKTTPYALLSDAVAALHIRPQLRQRFREGTERAVANVDLFLELARAYDVRGLRAFARDMRANWEETVRQVEGRPDAEEQSVSLITVHSAKGLEWSVVISLNVTGRPQSESGLAHDRSSNLFSIPVLGNDPPDYDRIKSKNVVESTRERVRLWYVATTRARDLLVLPRHSAKISDESWIRIVDLGLENLPALNASGYGAPGGAPATSGENLQTREIFAAEAAVIVANRKAVTWRRPSRAELDLQESSAVEAAATSEAVEVPPSVVVGSSTRGVILHKLIEEILTGETNGTFEQLETRACDLLKQAGYEAAQGPKDGISAAELSNTVMRTLALSEIKELRGRLVPEFPVFGCSSTGDGETLISGLVDAVAVDKTGAIDVVIDWKSDVAPDMATLDHYRQQIRDYRRQTKAKRALVVLMTTGQVIEVAA from the coding sequence ATGATCTTGCTTCCCGATATTGAGGCGCGGAGAACTGCGCTGACCGCCGTGGATCGCACGCTGCTAGTCGAGGCAGGAGCAGGTTCCGGTAAGACTTCCCTGATGGCGGGACGCGTCGCGGTGCTCTTGTCGAGAGGCACGGAGCCTAAGCATATCGCGGCCATTACATTCACAGAGTTCGCCGCAAGCGAGCTTCGCCAACGTATAGAGCGGTTCATCACCGAACTGTCGCTTGGCGAAGTGCCGAAGGATCTGCTTCAAGCATTTCCTGAAGGTGTGAATGCCGCCCAGAGGGGAAATCTCTCGAAGGCACTTAGCGCATTTGACCAATTGATGTGTGGCACGATCCACGGTTTCGCACAGGCGCTGATCAAACCTTATCCCGCCGAGGCCAATATCGATCCAGGCGCCGACATTGTGGATCCCGCGGAAGCCGAGCTTGCTTTCCAGGAGCGTTACGATGCCTGGCTCCGGTCGCAGCTGTCGGGTGACCATGACGACGGTCTAGTCGCTCAAATCGTGCTTTCCGATGTAGACCGTGGATTGAAGTTCGTTGCCGAGCTCGCTCAATTTCTCCGGAAGAACCGTGATGCCACTTGCGCGCAGATTGGTTGGTCGCACCATGGATTGGCCGACCTGACGGCGGCCGTGGCTCAGTTTCAACAGGATCTGGCCGGGTACGACTTTCTGGAACAGCAGACTTCGGAATGCTGCAAGGTGCTCGGAGAGATCGTCAAGACACTTCAGGGGCATGGGCTCTCAGTGCCGAATCCAAGCAACGCAGCATTGGTCGCTGCTCTCGGTTTTCACAGGCATGAGACGTGCTTCACTCAGGACGGAAAGCGACGACAGCTTCGCGCCTCCACGAAGTGGCAGGAGGCCGCAGCTAAGGCCGGCCGACCGAAGACAGCCGGGAAGATCGCATCGGAAGCTTTGGTGCTTCGATACGATGCCTGCCATGCGGCGATTTCGACCCTAATGGGAGCGGTTTCGCAAGAACTTCTTCTGCGGCTTTGCAGCGATATTGCACGGTTGCGGGAGGACTGGCGCGCCTACAAGAGGGCGGCCGCGTTGCTGGATTTCGACGATCTTCTCTATAAGGCCAGAGACCTTCTCGCCAACAACGCGGATGTGCGAAAAGCTCTTTCCAACCGTTTCCGCCATGTCCTGGTCGACGAGTTTCAAGACACCGATCCACTTCAGACCGAGATACTGTGGTTGCTGTGCGGCGATGACAGCGACGGGGAGCCGCTGTCTCGTCCGCTGCGTCCCGGTGCCCTGTTTCTCGTCGGCGATCCGAAACAAGCCATCTATCGCTTTCGTGGAGCAGACGTGAATGCGTACATCGCCGCGCGAGCGGCGATCGCCCCGGATGCGCTTCTGAAGATCACCGCAAACTTCCGCTCTGTCGAACCCATCCTCGGTTTCGTGAACAAGCAGTTCCAACAGGTACTGTCCGAGAGCGCCGGCCAGCCCGGCTTTTCGGAATTGTCTCCGGTCGATCCCGCCGGCGCCGATCCAGCCGTGGTAGCGCTCGACATCATGGTGGATGAAGAGAAGCCGAGCGCCGACGCGATCAGAGATGCAGAAGCGCTGGCGGTGGCGAACCTCTGCAGCCGTTTGGCTGGAAATCTCCTGGTGCGAGATCACCACACGAACGAACTCAGGAAGTGTCGCTTCGGCGACATCGCTCTACTGGCACCTGTCGGCACCGAGTTGTGGAGGTTCGAGGAAGCTCTCGAGGATCTTGGCATCCCGGTATCGACCCAGGCAGGCAAAGGCTTCTTCGGGCGCCAGGAAATCCAAGACCTCGTCGCGCTTACCTGCGCCTTGGCCGATCCGAGAGACAGCTTGGCTCTGGGGGCTTTCCTACGAGGTCCGATCGTCGGTCTGACTGAGACCGAACTTCTGGACATCGTCGAGCACTTGCCGATCAATCCGGATCAGCCCGAGCGGTTGCCGATGCTGTCGCTCCGGACCAATCCGGATCACATAGCCAACGTGACCGCTAGCAACGCCATACGCATCCTCGCGTTCCTCCGTAGCCAGGGGCGCAAGACGACCCCATATGCGCTCCTTTCCGACGCAGTCGCCGCTTTGCACATTCGACCCCAGCTACGTCAGCGGTTCAGGGAGGGTACCGAGCGGGCAGTGGCAAACGTGGACCTGTTTCTCGAATTAGCTCGAGCATACGATGTGCGCGGGCTGCGTGCTTTCGCGAGGGACATGAGGGCGAACTGGGAGGAAACCGTTCGCCAGGTTGAAGGTCGGCCCGATGCTGAAGAGCAGTCCGTTTCCTTAATCACGGTGCATTCCGCCAAAGGTCTGGAATGGTCCGTCGTGATCTCTCTGAACGTGACGGGCAGGCCGCAATCGGAGAGTGGCTTGGCGCACGACAGATCGAGCAATCTTTTTTCTATCCCCGTGCTAGGCAACGATCCTCCCGATTACGATCGTATTAAATCGAAGAACGTCGTCGAGTCGACGAGGGAGCGGGTACGGCTCTGGTACGTCGCAACGACGCGAGCTCGCGATCTCCTGGTCCTACCGCGGCATTCTGCGAAAATATCGGATGAAAGCTGGATCCGCATTGTTGACTTAGGATTGGAGAATTTGCCTGCCTTGAACGCGTCTGGCTATGGAGCACCCGGTGGAGCGCCGGCGACGTCCGGGGAGAACCTGCAAACCCGCGAGATATTTGCCGCCGAGGCCGCGGTGATTGTAGCCAACAGAAAAGCCGTGACATGGCGACGTCCAAGCCGCGCGGAGCTTGATCTCCAAGAATCCAGCGCTGTTGAGGCCGCGGCGACGAGCGAAGCTGTCGAAGTCCCACCGTCCGTTGTTGTAGGTAGTTCAACCCGAGGCGTCATCCTGCATAAGCTTATCGAGGAAATACTGACGGGAGAGACGAACGGCACGTTTGAGCAGCTGGAAACGCGGGCTTGCGACCTCCTGAAGCAGGCAGGCTATGAGGCTGCGCAAGGTCCTAAGGACGGCATCTCGGCTGCCGAATTATCCAACACAGTGATGAGGACGCTCGCGCTGTCGGAGATTAAAGAACTGAGGGGTCGGCTGGTCCCAGAATTCCCGGTGTTTGGATGCTCGAGCACCGGGGACGGTGAAACGCTCATTTCAGGTCTGGTCGACGCTGTTGCAGTCGACAAGACCGGCGCCATTGACGTTGTGATCGATTGGAAAAGCGATGTGGCACCTGATATGGCAACACTCGATCATTACCGTCAACAGATACGAGACTATCGCAGGCAAACCAAAGCCAAGAGGGCGCTTGTGGTCTTGATGACAACGGGACAAGTAATTGAAGTCGCCGCGTGA